One segment of Triticum aestivum cultivar Chinese Spring chromosome 2A, IWGSC CS RefSeq v2.1, whole genome shotgun sequence DNA contains the following:
- the LOC123189053 gene encoding uncharacterized protein yields MADWGPVIVATVLFVLLTPGLLCTLPGRGRVAEFGSMHTSGLSILIHAVLYFALVTIFLIAVGVHVYTG; encoded by the coding sequence atgGCGGACTGGGGCCCGGTGATCGTCGCGACGGTGCTGTTCGTGCTGCTGACGCCGGGGCTGCTGTGCACGCTGCCGGGGCGCGGGCGGGTGGCGGAGTTCGGCAGCATGCACACCAGCGGCCTCTCCATCCTCATCCACGCCGTCCTCTACTTCGCGCTCGTCACCATCTTCCTCATCGCCGTCGGCGTCCACGTCTACACCGGCTAG